DNA from Thunnus thynnus chromosome 2, fThuThy2.1, whole genome shotgun sequence:
ATTCTCTGAAAGgatcattgtttgtttttgtttaggtTTAAAGATGAGGTGGCAAAAGTGTTGGAAACATTTGTGGAGAAGGAGGATGAATTCATTAAACAGGTAATGCAAAAccactctttttttaaaaaagaaattaaatccACATTGACCTTGAAGACAAGTTAACTAGACtaagagtctgcagccatgctagtggctctgtgaggctgtacttacaGTAAGCACAGCGGTGCttagagctaaatgctaacatcagcaggCTAGCATACTCACAAAGATAATGCAAACATGCTTATGTTAAAGAGGtcatcatgttcaccatcttagtttagcatgctagcctgctaacatttgctactTAGAACTAGGCACAAAGTACCGCTGAGGGGCTgatgtcattaattttgcaggtatttggtcatgaaccaaagtattggacagtTTGAAATTTcatgctagatgaaaagtcaggaaatcACCAAAGTTAATAGAATTCATCCTTAGAGTGACATGAATGTGTCCATCCAATTGTTgtagagacatttcactcaaaaccataaatgtcaTCCTCTTGGTGGCACAAGAGAAGTAAGGGGATCAACTTCAAAGTCATTAACATCTGAATCAAagtggaccaaagtggtggaccgaccaacaGACTCTCACTGCTACCCCTCAAaccgctagcatggctaaaaagtgTCCTAAGGATTATTTGATTTTAACCAGACTTTAAATCTGGTGATGgtaatcagtttttatttcctgtttttcttttcatggcTTCAGGAAGCTGATTACATCCGGGCCCAGGAGAAGCATCGTCAAGAGGTCCTTCAGTCTCTTTTAGAGGTTTGTTTTCCAACGATGCAGTGGCAGTATCCATTACTGTGGCCTTAACTGTCGTTTTTCATGATTTTGTGTTGCGTGTAAGATGGGAAGTGCCACCATTTTGTAGCTAATTATTGTATCTGCCAAAGTAGGTAACCAGCGATCCTTAATTTGCCTCATCAGGAAAAGTGAAAGTTTAAAAAGGATTTTAGTTGCAAACCTAGATGGAGATGATGAAAACAGATGGAAGTTGGAAAGgcaaaaacagacatgaataGAGAGAGATTTATGTTACCATTTAGGGTAAAGTATTGTGTCAGGATTGTGATGATAATAGCTGAGATGAGGCATGATTAGTAGTCAGACTTCCTCTATGAACCACTGTTGGCTTTTCCTGAATCAATATCAGCGTGACGCAGAACCAGAGTCGTCAAATGGACCCAACAGCACAGACATGTCTGCAGACGATGCTATCAGGTAACACTATGTCTACTTGCATTTGTATCATTTTTGCATTGTATCATAAAAAGCACTTTAAATGACTTTTGTTGGTTTGGGGCTCATCTTGTTGTCTTGGGAACAGCTCTCAATTCACGTCTCAGGGATCAGACCAGCAGGCGGGGAGCAGCTTTGTTGACTCAATGGTTGAACTGCCGTGGGCTGCAACGGGACAAGGACTGACTTTCATAGGTTATCAGGTAGATGGAAAGCTCTTATTAGTAAGGTGTTTCAGATgaattattgatttttgtttttctctacatgcaaacatttcactttttttcttttttctctgttacaGGATTCATCAAACAGTGGAAATGTTCATACAGGTAATCTATTAATTCATGTAACTGTAAAATACCTCCATTGAAACATGCGTTCAAATGACACTCAGGAGGGTTTGATCTACTCATCAGAGGCTCGTTCAAGTAACTCCAGCAGATCATTGCTTACTAAGTAGCATTGTGATTGTGGGAAACATGGCATCAGAACTGAGTGAAACTGTCAGAAGTCAAATTGTTATTCAAAAGCAAAGACGGGCTTTTTCAGTGCCAAATTGTGGCTAGGCTTGCTGTAGATGCAGAGTAGgggtttctggcacaacttcacctacttccaaggtgcacagAGAAGGGGAAGGAAGtctaaagaggtcaaaactccagcaacacttgtagtatatagaataactttattgttagaccaatgcatcataaaacacattacaagcAACATTTAAATAGAGTAGGTTAGGTATGaagtaaaaaggtaaaaaaaacccaaaaaacaaacaaaaaaaaacaaccaatcatgtacatccagacacatatcaTCCATGGGGGCATCTACAAAGATGGATTGGGtatatggtcatgtggcttCAAGCCAATCGTTGTCCCAGACTGGCAGAGAGTCGCAGCTAGACTAAAGGTTTTTAAGGGGGCAGTACATGGAACTCTAAAACCCTTTAcagaaactggatcagttgtATCCAAGGCGCAATCAGACCAAAAGTGACCACACCGTCAGAAGATCAATGCATCAAGCGTAGTTCCCTGAAAGATAGAGAAACAGCTCTATCACAGATAAAGAATTTGCTATATAAAGAACACAAGACTCCAATCAAAAGCaaaagtactgtcaaaagaaGGCTGTCTTGTAGTGGTCTCAGAGGACGagtagcagtttctaaaccacttctcaggAGGGGAAACAAGGGCAAACGCTTGAGTCGGTTAAGAAATACTAGCATTTCACAGTGGACGGCTCTCCACTGTGAAATGCAAGAACTGCttgaagaccaaagaagaccaaGGAGTCCTGACTGTCATGGACTTTCCTCCACAGTCCCCTGACCTCACCCGTATTGAACATTTAAGGGGGGCACTTGAAGACTGAGAAAGCCAATCATTCAGACATCACAAGAAGCTCTTTGGAACATTGTCAAATCATGCTGGGATAACATGGGTCATGAGGTTTGCACAAACTTGTGGAGTCCATGCCAGTTTGAGTGCAAACTGTCATTAAAGCAAAAGGGGGACATACCAAATACTGAGATATTCTGAAATTCATGTATATTTTTCAAAGAttcaacttttcactcaaattgttaaactaatattatcatttgtaatgaaaaaattGAGTGTTGCattcaaaacaaatgcaaaatagaagCATCTTGACTAGTGAGGAGTCAAGAAACTAGTTAACATTTACTAACTTCCTGTTGTGTTTTCCATGCCTCCCAAAGCTTGCACAGAAAACTCATGTCTCTTGCATGTAATTGATGAGCAGTACGTATGTTGATTCGAAGGTGCTGTTCCTCCTTGGCTCCAGGATGATCCTCTGGAGGGGACCTCTGGAGATGCAGCACATCTGGAGATTGGTCCATCACTCCAAGAGTTCCTCAAACAGAGTAAGAATCACACACAAGAGAACTGGTGTTGTGTGAATTTGTCAgctaagcattttttttttttttttttgctcaaagaTTAGTTCCACCCTTGATAATTTCCACGAGACCcatgaaattgtgttttattggtTGCTGTAACATCACTTGTGATAACCAGGAATCAGTGATTTATGATATGTCTTGtattctgctgtttttatgatttcataTGCTTAATGACTTATTTCATTTGTTGCAATTTGTTGcgaaaacacagcaacaaattcaaatttaggtactactactttttttttttttttttttttgagattatTGCGCTTCAGCAGTATCAACATATTGGTTCCCTGATCCTCACCTTAGTTAGTCTTAATGATATAGATTATATCCATGTGCATTTATGGAGACAAAcattgaggaaaaaaacaatcaaaatctCACAAAAATTGGTGTATAATTTTAAATggcttcatctgtctttctccaGAGGAGCAAGAGAAGCTGAGGAAGCTTCCACCCAACAGAGTGGGGGCCAACTTTGATCACAGCTCACATACAGACGCCAACTGGCTTCCCTCTTTTGGCAGAGTGTGGAACAGTGGCCGACGCTGGCAGTCCAGGTGAGATCACAACACTGACCCACAACACCTGAGACTAGTATAGAATGATTATAAACCAAGATTCTTCTCAGTCTGTTCcctacatttttacacacatacagtcctTAACTTGAGGTTTGATATCCTGTATGTCTGTGTGGACAGAGGAATGACTAATTTGAGAGCTATTAGGAAACATCTCTATTTCTggaatataaaatatgtatgtcTGGTAAGTTTGTCTGCATTATCAGCCACTTTAGTAGATGATCATCAGTATGCATGGAAACCTATTGCAGCAACATGGGATATGATAGTTAATTCTGAAGTGTTTCTTAaggattaaatattttttcacacagtgcatatttatttttttatagagATGCACTCTTCCTGTAGGCTTTTGCATCTTTGATGTTACTTTTTCAGTCTCATTCATGCTGACAACACCCCAAATGACAccagtttggaaaaaaaaaatttggatGGATATGCAACAtactattatttattcatatagctGCAAGCTGCATTCTCTCTTGCCGGATGTCAGCTGAATAATATGTGTATGTACAAAATAGATATTTAGATCTTGATATATACAAGTGAGACTGTAAGCACACTGCAAAGAGACCTTTTTATCTACAAGGTGCTGATGGCCTTCAATTACCTTGCAGCTCACACCGGtttctaaaagaaaaaagttctgTGCATGATGGTCACCTGCCAAAGTGGCCAGTGATTTAGGCTAACAGAAAACATTGTTTCATTATTCTGCTGGCTAGAGACGACTTTCTTGTAATTTATTAGAGGTCACCATGGCAGCAGCACAATAATTGGTATTTTTTAGTATCCCAATAGTGTTTTAGCACTTGCTAACTCAAGAAAGCTGCCAAAACGTAAATACTAAACcactttttttgtcaaatacattttgttatattGCAAAtggctatttttcatctgttgtccctGGCTAGACATTAAAAGGGCACATAAAGTTTAGATTTTTGGCTCATTAGATAAATTTCAATGGTTTCTGCATGCAAAtgtgacttctttttttttaacaggcaCCAATTCAGACAAGAGGAAGGTCAGAAGAacagacagaagaggaagagggagcaCGGCACAGAGGGCTCAAAGAAAGCAAAAACGACTGAACAGCCAACAAATTCTGACAACACTTAAAACGGAGTATGGTGTATATGGTGTGTGGGAATTCATTAGTGAACAGATGTATATAGTTTGCAACATGTGAACGAGGTGTTAAACTGTTTCTGAAGTGTTGTACTGGGTAGAAATGCTCAGGCtgacgagtgtgtgtgtatatgtggaaATTGTATGTAACCTTTATAACACAATTTGaattgtaaacacatttttcagtaaaaatattAACTTAGTATATGAAGCAGCGCCTTTTGGTTATGTTTATGTAGAAAATTACCTTTTGATAATCACATTTTTGTATAAAACTGCCTGGTCCAACTTCATAACAGCATTTCCAAAATTATTTATCATATACCAACACCCCGAGGCACACTTATagatttaaaacaattaatcaatggATTGATTGAGGAAAAAGTCCTCATTTGAAGTACTTTTCCTGCCCAGATTCTCCCAGCAATTCCAGGTTCTGAACAGCAATTTTCTGGATAGACTAAAGATCTGAGAAAATATGACTTGGTGACTTGGTGAGTAACCAGCAGGGGGCGCCAGCCATTCAACTAACAAAGACACCTGCTGTCTGATGAGAGAATTGACATGAAGGCAGTTTATTGAAGCCAATATTTGGAGAACATGATAAAAACCTGAACTGTAGTATCCATTTTTGAGGATGTATGTCCCTATGTGGCAAAAAAGATAGCACTTAAGTGATTTAATAATGTTAGATTTTTGACTTTGAGTgatttttcctctcctctgccagTATTATATTGTAAACCACCCTTAACAGTAATACACATAATGAGAGCAGCAGTTCTCCATGTTTCCAAGACAACCAACAATAAACACGTCTGTCTTGCTGTGAACCTGAACACCAAATGATTTCTTTCATGCTTTCATTTCCCTTTTCAGATCACGTTAGGTCTGGATAAGGCTTAAAGGCTGCATATGCAAATGTGTGTCACTTTGAGATAAGATTTGATAAGATATGTGAAAACAattataaatgttcaaaaaagtGCATCATTTATCTTTTTCTAAATAGAATCACCATTTTAGATGTGGCACTCTCTAAAATTAGAAAGTTCAACTTGTTTTCTAATCCTTTATTCTAGAAAGAAGGAAGTTGATTTCTTTGAGTAAAGCCTGTGGTGACGTGTGTGTAGGGAAGCAGACACTCTTCAGGGACGTTTCTGGTCTCcagaaaggaaataaaatatggTCGggtaacaaatgaaaaatattctgATAACGGGACTTCTGATAAGTTTCCTCTGTTGTGTACTTGTGCTTGCACTGTGGGCACTAAAATAGAGAATCCACTTGATTTGTCATGTGAAAAAGGCATTTTTATACTCATGATACATGGAGCAGGGGCCCTGGAAAGCCTTAAAATCCAACTTTTGTCTGCATGCATGTTTAACTACTGCTGTTCTCTTAAATTCATCCATGTTGAGGGACTATTTTGACTATGCAGAATTTTGTGGCGCAGAAAATGATAAGAAATCACTTGATTACCGGTTTTGTGATAGGTTTGATAATTTGGTTCTCATTTCCTGCAAGATATGCAGCACAGCACATCTAGGATAAAAACCAATACAGAAAAGGTGATTTCCATTGACAGTTACTATGTGAAATATGCAGCTGTTGCATTTCCAAaggggatggatggatggatggccAAGAGCAGTAAATGCAATATACTATATTTCACTCACTGAGCTCACAGTACTACAGTTTTATCTCTACAggcctcctcctccacagcaAAGTGTAATCAGGCCCCAGTGTGCTCTGGGTAGATGGGCGTGGAGCGCAGTGCAGCTGCAAGGCAATATGGGGATACAACGTGTAGATGATCTATTCTTAGCTCTGTGACAACATGGCTACGGCCGATGCAGTACAAAAGGAAGAAATGATTGATGTGTGTACATTTGACTGCCAATTTAACTTTTGTAATGAATTATTGTATCACCTTCCGGTGTCAGTGTTGTATAAATgcactgttgttttcagaacaGTATATAGTTTCTTGTACTTTTCTGTTAAATATTAGAGGATCTATTGACTGATCGGAGTTCCAGCACAACGAATGGGAGGAGATAAAAAGCACGTGTACTGGGCGTCGCTTCAGTTAATCCATCGTCCAATCACAGAGCGGGATTTTTGAATAAATCTGCATGATTTAAAGAAGGCGTAATCCCTGAGCGCTGATTGGTTACGCAGAGTAGAAGCGGCCAATCGCTTAAATGACAGGCGCTCAGCTGGCCGTGAAGCCCCGCCTTCTCTATATTATCTCGCAAACCCCGGAAACGTCGTCGCTTAAAGGGACAGAGGAGGAATTTCAAGGCAAAGGCTGAAACAACGAAAACAGCTGCGAgtacaaaaaaaagacaggcacagagagagagaggaagggacgTAGCCAGCCAACAAGCGAGCTATGTGGCAAGACAGAGTGGGAGGACGAGACTAGAACTGTCCGAATATTTTATCCATCAGACATCCAGCTAAGGTGACTTAACGGCTTTTAAGCGTCGAAGTCGATTTTCGCCGTGAAACGGTCGCTACCTGGGATCCGACAACGCAGCAGTCAACACGACAGAGAGATAACAAAAAAAGGCCAAACTCCTAGACGACAGGGACGCGTCAGTCCAGGCTTCCAGGCTAAATTTCCCCCTCTTGAGTCCACCTTTTTTTGTTGGGTAAGTAGGCttcaaaatctttaaatttcGGCTAGCTTGCTATACCTCTCAATCTTCTGCATTGTGTGAACTTTAAAGATAGCAATGTGTGGAAATTGTACAAGGGTTTCAGGATATTTAGTTCGTAATTTCTGGATcgtttcagttaaatgtttgcAATGTGAACATACAGATAATGACAGTCATCGATTTCTGAATTAATCTGTGAatctgagcaaaaaaaaaaaagaagagagagagactggaatCCAGCCTATAAACCAGTTGATGACCTGACAGTAGCTTGTTGGGTGTAGGGGGCGTTCCCCTGCTTTGTCTCCCTTCCTCACTCtttcttcatgtgtgtgtgcgtgcgtgcaatCTGCAGTGTTAAGGGACAAAGTAATTGAAATCCCTAATGTATTAATCACCATCctgagtgtctgtctgtgtctcatcTGAATGcgtgtgtatatatttgattTCGTCATAACTGCACACTCATGCACTCTTAGGATTGTGCATACTGTATGAGGGCTGCACAAGAAGGAGGGATCAACCAGCACTGGCATATATCTATGAGATTATGACTGTAGCTCAACGGGTAGAGAGATGATGATCACTGTAAAGCTCACAAGAGAGATGATAGCAGTGCAATGTGAGGGCGTATTGTTACCTTGGATTGCACTTGTGAATTGCATTGCATCATGCAGTGCAGGGAGCATTGTTTATTGGTATTAAATCATTTCCAGAGTatatataaaatcaataaaagtgaTAAGAGTCAGTTATTACAGTGTTATTAGGCTCAGCTGCAATGCACTACCACCCATTGTCCTGACAAGCAGGGCATGATGGCATTGACATACACATCAGGCACACGTGTATGCAGTCACACTCACCCTACATCAGCCATACAGCACACGTGCATATGGGAATCCACCAGCTGTCTCACATGTATGTAAATAGAAtatttctacacacacacacacacactgctgcagcaAATCCATCTGCAAgtctacatttttctctctgtcttgcttGTCCTTGCGTTGCTCTGACAGCCAGCCCCCACCTCTCTGTCTGGGAGAAACCAGTGGGCTTTGTCCTCAGCTGAGTGTGACGTCATGCAGATCTTTGCTGTAACCAACCTTGAAGGCGAGGTGCATGTTGTTCAGCAGGGCCTGGGCCCTAGGTCTTGGTTTGTCCCCCCCCCTGCACAATCACTCTTTGGCTTTAAGTTCTTTAATGCTAAAACACGCTgggagaataaaagaaaagaaatgaaaccGGTCTGTTCAGGTGAGACAAAGAAACTTAGAAAAACCTGTCACATCAAAAGAAAAGGAAGGGATTGGAACATAAAAAACTAAACTAGGATTAGTATGTGAGTGTGGAAAAAATGTATAACCAGCAACATATTAAACCTCAGGGAAATAGTATAATGTATGCCTCTATACTTACTGCACAGCCAAGTACATTGAGTTAAGCAAGGTGGTCATTAGCAGCCATGTGTGTTCTCATGATAATATATGGAGCCTTCAGTACCCTGTTAGGCTGTTTGGAAGATAAGTTACAGTGCACTATGGTGAACATGAGGCTGATTCTCAGGAGAGGCTGTGAGAGCCCAGTTTCTCCTTATTCCGTCTGAATAGATTAGGCCCAGACTAACAAGCTTCTGTCAAACATCGGACTGCAAGTGGTTTTTCTTGCATTTGCAATCCAGCTGCAGgatgcagttttatttatgtgtagTTCAGATGGTAATCCGTGACACTTAAGTTAAGAACTTACTCTGACTGTGTTTGAACAAATTATATACACATTCTGTACCTCTTATGGCTATCTGACTGAGTGGTGATAGTTCATCCTCCGTATCTGACGGCGCTTTGTGCGTAGGGAAAGTGGGGGTGGCTATTAAATGCTTTGAGCTGATGAAGGCTTGTTGTCAACCCTCCAATGTGTCCCTGCAGGATTTGATGTCAGAGATTATGATTATGTGGGTTATATCCAGTACTCGACACAACTCTGGGGCTATATTGATCATCAGAGTGTGCGTGTATGTATTGTACTTGCATCCTTATGAGAGCTAAATCACCTCACTTAAATGAAAGAGCTGTTTATTTGTTAAGGGTTAGGTTTAAGTGTAAGATAAGGGAGGCTTCTCATAAAGAGAAGTACAAGCATGTTTATGTCACTgtgaatacatgttttaatacGTAGCCTTAAGCCATCAGCAAGAACTAGTGCTGACTGGTAGACTGACAGGAACAATGTTTCTCTCTTGtcaaaaatggaaagaaatgtACTACCTGTCGTAGCTTCTATCTAATATTGTTTGCCCTTTTTAATATAAACCATGTCAATCTACCAGTGATGCATAAAAATAATGCTCCTCCTATTTACATGCTCCCTTAAGTGCTGCATAGAATGGTAAAAAATTACTATAAAGATGTTTTCTGCTCTTTTACTTGATTTATTCTTTATTGAAGCCCAGTCgctaaaaataaaagtacattattatttttaagacTGAAACATTTATCACAAAGATTAGAAGAACTATATGGCActaatgtttttctcatttcatgcaTCATCTCATGAGCGCGTCAGGGGTCTCAATCCTGGGTTTGACAACCACTGCAAGAGAGAGCCAATTAGAGTGACACTCACTGTTTGCAAGAAGATACCTCGTTCAGCCCATGGACAGAGCAGAGGCAGGTTgagatgaaagataaaatgaataGTGGGACAGGTCAGAGGGCAACATAGACTGTGAGTGTGAGTCTGCCTGTATTTTCACCTTTCAGTGAGAAGCAAACGTCCACATGTGTAAAGACGCTGAAGAGGAAGCATCCAGGGTGAAGATGTTTTTCTGGCTGTCACTTCTGCAATAGTCTGTTTTAAGGAGATAAAGTAGTTCGTGGAATCACACTTTTTAATTTGTGGGTAT
Protein-coding regions in this window:
- the cenatac gene encoding coiled-coil domain-containing protein 84, coding for MGAYYCAICRQTTFTGKGHIFGKNHQSRLRVVLLKFLEKVKEARRTLKKPQVEKFDCTQHKETFWCYCCGLEIERNVTDGNMTVLYGGLLEHMATPEHRKNTHKFWWDNKADPKLRDKVIITEEETERFKDEVAKVLETFVEKEDEFIKQEADYIRAQEKHRQEVLQSLLERDAEPESSNGPNSTDMSADDAISSQFTSQGSDQQAGSSFVDSMVELPWAATGQGLTFIGYQDSSNSGNVHTGAVPPWLQDDPLEGTSGDAAHLEIGPSLQEFLKQKEQEKLRKLPPNRVGANFDHSSHTDANWLPSFGRVWNSGRRWQSRHQFRQEEGQKNRQKRKREHGTEGSKKAKTTEQPTNSDNT